In uncultured Methanobacterium sp., a genomic segment contains:
- a CDS encoding cobaltochelatase subunit CobN, translated as MRKQTILLVTTIVFALLLCGAVSAEDSQGGVGNNSTDLPKIAIVSSYPNTVVNVNNVSSDTNISGKLNVTAYSGRTQDNLNSTSYNLSDCNVIVLDNLIASVMDALTPTVLEAKKNGAYVIAIGDSTAAYNLQNVNLQDPHYSDITKYFQYPSTANLQQMLLFLGVKLCNITATVKAPETGILEGIYHPDAPKIFSNLTDYLEWYSSNSTSRYVYNSSNPTVGIITSKYSDMARDCPLLDALVRSFESNNVNVIVGTYVSANRNSINYFIKDGVSFVDAMIVVSMGANLNSQNKTLGMEDLKKLNVTVIDGVRLFNSNVSAWEESSIGVPSSELYQIAYAEEDGIIEPIVISAKERNPATGNEYNYPIDYQIAWLTQRTISWMDLRRKDNWEKKIVITYYSEGGGKANVGADIDYYLDTPASLANLLAALKERGYNVGEGPLPTASELATLMTQIGSNVGTWAPGVLEQRVQNGSVILIPESLYMQWFSEISSDKQAEMIEHWGLGPGKIMVYENATGKYIIIPKLQYGNILLVPEPVWGWLQDNSTLYNTGTLPPTHDCLAFYFWMNKVYHADAIFSIFSIVELMPGKQVGLSAKDWGAILLQDMPIIHVLPMDAQGIFDRRRANMLIVDFMTPILIPSGLYGDLADLDQDINLYNSAVIDTLKNGYKGDIINKTKSLGIDQALNVNLDNLSNDPTLFDAFLGLLKTYLQDLKTTYMPYGSHILGETPNATDPLNGTAMVAMIEAMLGDDYKNSVSVVNSSDGVTTALLSEVLINKLTPETAQNKVMGTISNDVTKYLNLALNYASRIANCKCEISRILDALEGKYILPGQNGDPIRNPDALPTGRNLYTFDSRIVPTNQSWIAGQNLAKELINQQLQKNGTYPEKVAFVLWSIETSRHQGIMESEIFYLLGVRPVYDSKGRVKDVELIDSAELGRPRIDVVITVSGMYRDDYSVLIKLLDKAVRLAAQANDTTNYPNYVKIHSEAIYQSLLAEGFSETEARSLSMSRLFSEPPGAYTPGIQEVIPASDTWNSTDEVADFYLERMSYVYGVDGWGIKSTSLFKKVLMGVERVEFSRTSNLYGVMDHPMVAAYLGGLGMAIERVSGKYPDLYINNLRESGGYKIETLSQFFNRDLLTRYLNPTWISGMQGNGQDGARYMDNFIETLWMWQVTTPGLVTEDTWNMVYETYFLDKNHLGLKEFFNSNNPYARQSIIARMIQVIDKGYWHPSAEVQTALINEFIQDVLDNGVTCCHHTCGNLDFNQKLITGSTLSMVKLQQYAAAFASATGKSLNLGTPGSTPQSGSSQAISGVAASSVGASAGSEPNTESGSQSSSESQSTSQSAGTDGSPTSYEVSEKSSTSSPQSSMPIVAIVGVIILVGLIGVGYFRGSIFKK; from the coding sequence TTGAGAAAACAAACGATTTTACTAGTAACGACAATTGTTTTCGCACTGCTTCTGTGTGGAGCAGTATCAGCAGAAGATTCACAGGGAGGTGTTGGTAATAATTCCACGGACTTACCCAAAATTGCCATTGTAAGCAGTTATCCCAATACTGTGGTAAATGTAAACAATGTATCAAGTGATACTAATATTTCAGGCAAACTCAACGTAACAGCTTATTCTGGTCGAACTCAGGATAATTTAAATTCTACCAGTTACAATTTAAGTGATTGTAATGTAATTGTTTTAGATAACCTCATAGCATCAGTAATGGACGCTCTAACACCCACAGTTCTGGAAGCCAAAAAAAATGGTGCTTACGTCATTGCAATAGGTGATTCAACTGCAGCATACAACTTACAAAATGTAAATCTTCAAGATCCACATTATTCAGATATAACCAAATATTTCCAGTATCCATCAACAGCAAACTTGCAACAGATGCTCCTGTTTTTAGGAGTTAAACTCTGTAACATCACAGCAACTGTAAAAGCTCCTGAAACTGGGATATTAGAAGGAATATATCACCCTGATGCACCAAAGATTTTCAGTAATTTAACAGATTATCTTGAATGGTACAGTTCAAATTCAACAAGCCGCTATGTTTACAATTCTTCCAATCCTACAGTGGGAATTATAACATCAAAATATTCTGATATGGCCCGGGACTGTCCTCTCCTGGATGCATTGGTCAGGTCATTTGAATCGAACAATGTAAACGTCATTGTTGGAACCTACGTGTCAGCAAATCGAAATTCCATAAACTACTTCATCAAGGATGGGGTTTCATTTGTAGATGCCATGATTGTGGTATCCATGGGTGCTAACCTGAACTCCCAAAACAAGACCCTGGGCATGGAGGATCTGAAAAAACTGAATGTGACAGTTATTGATGGAGTAAGATTATTCAATTCCAATGTCTCTGCATGGGAGGAAAGTTCCATAGGTGTTCCCTCATCAGAACTTTACCAGATAGCCTATGCTGAGGAGGATGGTATAATTGAACCCATTGTTATCAGTGCCAAGGAAAGAAATCCTGCAACTGGGAACGAGTACAACTATCCAATAGATTACCAGATAGCATGGCTGACCCAAAGAACCATCTCCTGGATGGATCTACGCAGGAAAGATAACTGGGAGAAGAAAATTGTTATCACCTATTACAGTGAAGGCGGAGGAAAGGCCAATGTTGGTGCAGATATTGATTACTATCTGGACACACCAGCCAGTCTGGCTAACCTTCTAGCAGCACTTAAAGAAAGGGGATATAATGTTGGTGAAGGCCCATTACCCACTGCCAGCGAACTTGCCACTTTAATGACACAAATAGGCAGTAATGTTGGAACCTGGGCTCCTGGTGTACTGGAACAAAGAGTCCAAAACGGTAGTGTGATACTCATCCCAGAATCCCTTTACATGCAGTGGTTCAGTGAAATTTCATCTGATAAACAGGCAGAAATGATTGAACACTGGGGACTAGGGCCCGGTAAAATCATGGTTTATGAGAATGCCACCGGGAAATATATCATAATTCCTAAACTCCAGTATGGGAATATTTTACTGGTACCAGAACCTGTATGGGGATGGTTACAGGATAACTCCACCCTGTATAATACTGGAACTCTACCACCAACCCATGATTGTCTGGCATTCTACTTCTGGATGAACAAAGTTTACCATGCAGATGCCATATTCTCTATCTTTAGCATAGTGGAACTGATGCCAGGTAAACAGGTTGGACTATCTGCCAAAGACTGGGGAGCTATCCTCCTACAGGACATGCCCATAATCCACGTACTACCCATGGATGCACAGGGAATATTTGATAGACGAAGGGCCAACATGCTCATCGTTGACTTCATGACTCCCATACTCATACCATCCGGATTGTACGGAGATTTAGCAGATCTAGATCAGGATATAAACCTTTACAACTCAGCAGTTATTGACACTCTCAAAAATGGATATAAAGGGGATATTATCAACAAAACAAAAAGTTTAGGCATTGATCAGGCTTTAAATGTAAACCTGGACAATTTGAGTAATGATCCCACATTATTTGATGCATTTTTAGGGTTACTCAAAACTTATCTGCAAGATTTGAAAACAACCTACATGCCTTATGGTTCTCACATACTTGGTGAAACACCCAATGCCACCGATCCTTTAAATGGAACGGCTATGGTGGCTATGATTGAGGCTATGCTGGGGGATGACTATAAAAATTCAGTTTCAGTCGTAAATTCATCTGATGGAGTTACCACAGCATTGCTCAGTGAAGTCTTAATAAACAAGCTGACTCCAGAAACTGCTCAGAACAAAGTCATGGGAACGATATCTAATGATGTTACTAAGTACCTGAACCTGGCCTTGAATTACGCCAGTAGAATTGCAAACTGCAAGTGTGAAATATCCAGAATCCTGGATGCTCTGGAGGGTAAATACATTTTACCCGGTCAAAACGGTGACCCTATACGAAACCCAGATGCTTTACCAACTGGAAGAAACCTCTACACCTTTGATTCAAGGATTGTTCCAACTAATCAATCCTGGATTGCCGGTCAAAATCTGGCAAAAGAGCTAATCAATCAACAGCTTCAAAAGAATGGAACTTACCCTGAAAAGGTTGCGTTTGTACTATGGTCCATTGAAACATCCCGTCATCAGGGAATAATGGAGTCTGAAATATTTTACCTTTTAGGAGTAAGACCTGTATATGATTCAAAAGGTCGTGTGAAGGATGTTGAACTCATTGACTCAGCAGAACTAGGAAGACCAAGGATAGATGTGGTAATTACAGTGTCTGGAATGTATCGTGACGATTATTCAGTCTTAATAAAATTACTGGATAAAGCAGTAAGATTAGCTGCCCAGGCAAATGATACAACAAATTATCCAAACTACGTAAAAATACACTCAGAAGCGATCTACCAGTCACTTCTTGCGGAAGGTTTCAGTGAAACTGAAGCCCGAAGCCTTTCAATGTCCAGATTGTTCTCTGAACCACCTGGTGCTTACACCCCTGGAATTCAGGAAGTGATACCTGCCAGTGACACCTGGAATAGTACCGATGAAGTGGCAGATTTCTATCTGGAACGAATGAGTTACGTCTATGGAGTTGATGGTTGGGGTATCAAATCAACCAGTTTATTTAAAAAGGTTCTTATGGGTGTAGAAAGAGTGGAATTCAGTAGAACATCCAATCTCTACGGAGTAATGGATCATCCTATGGTTGCAGCATACCTGGGAGGACTGGGAATGGCCATTGAACGAGTTTCCGGAAAATATCCTGATTTATACATCAACAACTTGAGAGAGTCTGGAGGTTATAAAATCGAGACCTTAAGCCAATTCTTCAACCGTGATTTATTAACCCGATACCTCAATCCTACCTGGATCAGTGGTATGCAGGGAAATGGTCAGGATGGCGCCCGCTACATGGATAATTTCATTGAGACTTTATGGATGTGGCAGGTAACAACACCTGGTTTGGTCACTGAAGATACGTGGAACATGGTTTATGAGACCTATTTCCTGGATAAGAATCATCTTGGTTTGAAAGAGTTCTTTAACTCCAACAATCCCTATGCTAGGCAGTCAATCATTGCTAGGATGATACAAGTAATTGACAAGGGTTACTGGCACCCCTCAGCAGAAGTGCAAACAGCTCTTATCAATGAATTCATCCAAGATGTATTGGATAATGGAGTAACCTGCTGTCACCACACCTGTGGAAACCTGGACTTTAACCAGAAATTGATTACAGGGTCAACTCTAAGCATGGTAAAACTTCAACAGTATGCCGCAGCATTTGCAAGTGCCACTGGTAAAAGTTTGAATCTGGGAACACCTGGGTCTACACCACAATCTGGTAGTTCACAGGCAATTAGTGGAGTAGCTGCATCTTCAGTCGGTGCTTCCGCTGGTAGTGAACCAAACACGGAAAGTGGATCGCAAAGTTCGTCAGAATCCCAATCAACATCCCAATCTGCAGGTACTGATGGAAGTCCTACCTCCTACGAGGTGTCTGAGAAAAGTTCTACTTCTTCTCCACAGTCCAGCATGCCCATAGTTGCTATTGTGGGTGTGATTATACTGGTTGGTTTAATTGGTGTTGGTTATTTCAGAGGATCAATCTTCAAAAAATAA
- a CDS encoding sortase, with protein sequence MKKYIIIGIAILVIVALVITVTAGGNSTTETKHYQNGEISFNYPASWQQVQTQGAQIAAFKDPETGMNITVSRQVMPAGYNASKDFVPDLVKESESNLKLASSNKIDLNGTSGYDNTYNVQKNGSTTQQRELWVNTNGALYSVIFSYPEEGFKVESLLNGFKGSASSTAFNTIKNSLKINSTKLTDTYAFGTVTIPRLGVTWNIRTDTLNVMGAVYHYSAPDDTLSKSFYPGQLGSVGLLGHHTRYSAPFNHIENMQVGDKVYINDYLTQKKYTYQVVSNNDIRYDYTTNVITFPAGKKELVLATCWPPGYTAAERYVHCNLTAVDPL encoded by the coding sequence TTGAAGAAATACATTATTATTGGAATTGCTATTCTGGTCATAGTCGCACTGGTTATTACCGTGACAGCAGGAGGCAATTCCACTACCGAAACCAAACATTACCAGAATGGGGAAATTTCTTTTAATTACCCTGCCAGTTGGCAGCAAGTTCAAACGCAAGGAGCTCAAATAGCTGCCTTTAAAGACCCGGAAACTGGTATGAATATAACTGTCAGCCGTCAGGTTATGCCCGCTGGATACAATGCCTCAAAAGATTTTGTTCCAGACTTAGTTAAAGAGTCTGAAAGTAACCTTAAACTCGCATCCAGTAATAAAATCGATCTAAATGGAACTTCAGGGTATGATAACACTTACAATGTCCAAAAAAATGGTTCTACCACCCAACAGAGAGAATTATGGGTAAACACCAATGGAGCTCTTTACAGCGTCATATTCAGTTATCCTGAAGAAGGATTCAAAGTGGAATCTTTACTGAACGGTTTCAAAGGATCTGCAAGTAGTACTGCATTTAATACCATTAAAAACAGTTTGAAGATCAATTCCACCAAACTGACGGATACATATGCCTTTGGAACTGTAACCATACCCCGACTGGGAGTAACCTGGAATATACGCACCGACACTTTAAACGTGATGGGTGCAGTTTATCATTACTCTGCACCAGATGATACTTTATCAAAAAGTTTCTATCCTGGCCAATTAGGTTCTGTGGGATTACTCGGACACCACACCAGGTATTCAGCTCCATTCAATCATATTGAAAACATGCAGGTAGGGGATAAAGTCTACATCAACGACTATTTGACCCAGAAGAAATACACCTACCAGGTGGTTTCCAACAATGACATAAGGTACGATTACACCACCAACGTCATTACATTCCCTGCAGGTAAAAAGGAATTGGTACTGGCAACTTGCTGGCCGCCAGGTTATACAGCAGCAGAAAGGTACGTTCACTGTAATTTAACTGCAGTAGACCCATTGTAA
- a CDS encoding PfkB family carbohydrate kinase — protein sequence MAKFLIIGPVTRDTILKSGSKCKGIGGPVYYQAGVLSALKSDVTALVTVGKDDINLLDYFSQDINLNPIWGEETTQFENFYPDEDPNHRLQRACIPSNPIEISHLSSVDWDKFDAVLVSPLSPHDVPFETLKYISDQEVPVYLGVQGYLRHLKDQTVVLKPLKDYKKFLSCVDFLFLDEVEAGVIIGDLSLSLDEISRKLSLLGPDEVIITRGDRGSIVYSSGHDDTYQIPAFPSKERVDPTGLGDSYLAAYAFRGQEVSDPQECGIFASLVSSLKLENKGAFQGNRKSIENKRLEFKYLI from the coding sequence ATGGCTAAATTTTTGATTATAGGTCCTGTAACCCGTGACACCATATTAAAAAGTGGGTCTAAATGTAAAGGTATTGGAGGGCCAGTTTACTACCAGGCTGGAGTTTTATCCGCACTCAAATCAGATGTAACTGCCCTGGTGACTGTGGGGAAAGATGATATTAATTTATTGGATTATTTTTCTCAGGATATAAATCTAAATCCCATATGGGGTGAGGAAACCACTCAATTTGAGAATTTCTATCCTGATGAGGATCCTAACCACCGTTTGCAAAGAGCGTGTATACCATCCAATCCCATTGAAATTTCTCACCTTTCTTCAGTTGATTGGGATAAATTTGACGCGGTACTGGTTTCACCCCTTTCACCACATGACGTACCCTTTGAAACCCTTAAATACATTTCAGACCAGGAAGTACCAGTATATCTGGGAGTTCAAGGGTATCTCCGTCACTTGAAAGATCAAACGGTAGTTTTAAAACCATTAAAAGATTATAAAAAGTTTTTATCGTGTGTTGATTTCTTGTTTCTGGATGAAGTTGAAGCTGGTGTGATAATTGGGGATTTGTCCCTTTCTCTGGATGAAATTTCCAGGAAACTTTCTCTTCTTGGTCCGGATGAAGTGATTATCACCCGGGGGGATAGAGGATCCATTGTATATTCCAGTGGGCATGATGATACTTACCAGATCCCTGCTTTTCCCTCCAAGGAAAGGGTGGACCCAACTGGTCTTGGTGATAGTTACTTGGCAGCCTATGCATTCAGGGGGCAGGAGGTATCTGATCCTCAGGAGTGCGGAATTTTTGCTTCACTGGTATCTTCTCTGAAATTAGAAAATAAAGGAGCATTTCAGGGTAATAGAAAATCAATTGAGAACAAGCGATTGGAATTTAAATATTTGATCTAG
- a CDS encoding DUF2162 domain-containing protein → MMDLALTLGILSVVMVFGVKIGLAMGFAGLSKKVTAAIILGYGGGILLLTFIASGFTEQLQGFVTTYSSVLGIAMAVIILYAGFHTLKDWKIHNKNSVKATCMAMIVPCPCCFGAAVAAIIIAAPMMGATTFALGKYAAVFLMVIMTVCYIASGLIGRALNKPYPVLLGNFMLFAGFYFLTAAIVIPNITSVLQKQMSPLQIPSVTAIVAAVIVMVLLIGVGFYFTRNRSPLLNN, encoded by the coding sequence ATGATGGATTTAGCATTGACACTGGGAATACTCTCAGTGGTAATGGTGTTTGGTGTAAAAATTGGTCTTGCAATGGGATTTGCCGGTCTTTCCAAGAAAGTAACTGCAGCTATAATCCTTGGTTATGGTGGAGGTATTCTTTTACTAACTTTCATTGCCAGTGGATTCACAGAACAACTTCAGGGATTTGTTACTACGTATAGTTCTGTTCTAGGAATTGCAATGGCTGTTATCATTCTTTATGCTGGATTTCACACACTTAAAGATTGGAAAATACACAATAAGAATAGTGTCAAAGCAACATGTATGGCAATGATTGTTCCTTGCCCGTGCTGTTTTGGAGCAGCAGTGGCAGCTATTATTATTGCCGCACCCATGATGGGTGCTACCACCTTTGCCCTTGGAAAGTACGCTGCAGTGTTTCTTATGGTGATCATGACAGTATGTTACATTGCCTCTGGACTGATAGGGCGTGCATTAAACAAACCTTATCCTGTTTTATTGGGTAATTTCATGTTGTTTGCAGGATTTTACTTTTTAACAGCAGCCATAGTCATCCCTAACATTACCTCTGTTTTACAAAAACAGATGAGTCCTTTACAAATTCCTTCTGTAACCGCGATAGTTGCCGCAGTTATAGTCATGGTCTTATTGATAGGGGTAGGATTTTATTTCACACGTAACCGAAGTCCTTTGTTGAACAATTAG
- a CDS encoding HisA/HisF family protein, with product MIIPVLDIKDGIAVSGKSGNRKTYKPLQTVFHPSSHPLKIARSLLDKGAEQLYIADLDAIEGKGSNGDLVGEINQFIPVMLDCGANDMDSVSGALQVADKVIVATETLKNMDDLHEIFCRVNRERIILSIDVMDNKVLSKYMELDFNILRENLEKLQPCSIILLDISRVGTEGGINWGLINEFTGLESSIILGGGITEDDMHQLNKKGVNKVLVGTALHKGLIKLF from the coding sequence TTGATAATACCAGTTTTAGATATAAAAGACGGGATAGCTGTTTCTGGAAAATCTGGAAACAGAAAGACTTACAAACCACTTCAAACCGTTTTCCACCCTTCTTCTCATCCCTTGAAAATTGCTCGTTCTCTTCTGGACAAGGGAGCAGAACAATTGTACATTGCTGATCTGGATGCCATTGAAGGGAAAGGTTCTAATGGGGATCTAGTTGGGGAGATCAACCAGTTTATCCCGGTGATGCTTGATTGTGGTGCCAATGATATGGATTCAGTATCTGGCGCTCTTCAAGTTGCAGATAAAGTGATAGTGGCCACAGAAACCCTGAAAAACATGGATGACCTCCATGAAATATTTTGCAGGGTTAATCGAGAACGAATCATCCTAAGCATTGATGTAATGGATAATAAAGTCTTAAGCAAGTACATGGAACTTGATTTTAACATTTTAAGAGAAAATTTAGAAAAATTACAACCCTGCAGTATAATTCTCCTGGATATCTCAAGGGTAGGAACTGAAGGTGGGATTAACTGGGGATTGATCAATGAATTTACAGGACTTGAGAGCTCTATTATTTTAGGTGGGGGCATCACTGAGGATGACATGCACCAGCTGAATAAAAAAGGTGTGAATAAAGTTTTAGTTGGTACTGCACTCCATAAAGGTCTAATAAAACTTTTTTAA
- a CDS encoding ATP-binding protein, with translation MNYYHDEKMQKIFQALKQPKNLDDLQLSDSLVKGLILKIISSYGTVKTSTINELTGIHWDILEESLSQMEKSGFCAPVSGGFLFSSVEYTITRKGREKVRGIAEENPYIGIAPVPYEEYFQIMKIQIHHRYPLEIPPEVVQETFHQVVGVDYAKEALIESSIIGKGIFVYGPPGTGKTFIISTMPNLLPPLVIPKYIEFGGKIIQLYDPDFHKMCEEQPNDPRWVKIYAPFVLTGAELNLNKLETNYDPNKGVYETSPLIKANGGILLIDDLGRQRDDHELILNRLIVPMENKKDVVYVRGIPVILHTHFIPAFSTNLDISIMDEAHLRRAPLHIFLQNPKIEEVTEVFRRNLEDLQESFQPEVLTRFMKVYQSKKEGGEGLQPSFAHARDVAQICQSVRINKKKDTIDTEVLEAALDKHVLVVLQRMNIDIAQISHKTRSFRLKTDDLERTYDELTNYGAGLVCYENNSIITDVDESTSPVELANYLCGKNIKVESIDLIAESEKELRRTLLNW, from the coding sequence ATGAATTACTATCACGACGAAAAAATGCAAAAAATTTTTCAAGCATTGAAACAACCCAAAAATCTGGATGATCTGCAACTTTCAGATAGTTTAGTCAAGGGATTAATACTCAAAATCATTAGCAGCTATGGTACAGTGAAAACCAGTACCATCAATGAATTAACCGGTATTCATTGGGACATCCTGGAAGAATCATTAAGTCAGATGGAAAAAAGTGGTTTTTGCGCCCCGGTTAGTGGAGGGTTCCTTTTTTCCAGTGTTGAATACACCATAACCCGGAAGGGACGTGAGAAAGTTCGTGGTATTGCCGAAGAAAATCCTTATATTGGTATTGCTCCTGTTCCCTATGAAGAGTACTTTCAGATCATGAAGATCCAGATACATCATCGTTATCCCCTTGAAATACCTCCAGAAGTAGTGCAGGAAACTTTCCATCAGGTTGTAGGTGTGGATTATGCTAAAGAAGCCCTGATTGAATCTTCCATAATTGGTAAGGGAATTTTTGTCTATGGTCCTCCTGGAACTGGTAAAACATTCATCATCAGTACCATGCCCAATCTCTTACCTCCACTGGTAATACCAAAATACATTGAGTTCGGTGGAAAAATCATACAACTTTACGACCCTGATTTTCATAAAATGTGCGAAGAACAACCCAATGATCCCCGTTGGGTGAAGATTTACGCCCCATTTGTTCTAACAGGCGCAGAACTCAACTTAAATAAGCTGGAAACTAATTATGATCCTAACAAAGGGGTTTATGAAACCTCTCCACTGATTAAGGCCAATGGAGGTATCCTGTTAATTGATGATCTGGGAAGACAGCGTGACGATCATGAACTTATCCTCAACCGTCTGATTGTACCCATGGAAAACAAGAAAGACGTGGTTTACGTACGTGGTATTCCAGTTATCCTCCACACCCACTTCATTCCTGCATTTTCCACTAACCTGGATATCAGTATAATGGATGAAGCGCACCTTCGCCGTGCCCCCCTACATATTTTCCTTCAAAATCCAAAAATTGAAGAAGTTACTGAAGTTTTCCGCAGAAACCTGGAGGATCTCCAGGAAAGTTTCCAGCCGGAAGTCCTGACCAGATTCATGAAAGTGTACCAGTCCAAAAAAGAGGGCGGTGAAGGATTACAACCCAGTTTTGCCCATGCTCGTGATGTAGCCCAGATCTGTCAGTCTGTGCGCATTAATAAGAAAAAAGATACCATAGATACCGAAGTTCTGGAAGCAGCTCTGGATAAGCACGTTTTAGTGGTTCTGCAGAGGATGAACATTGATATAGCCCAGATTTCTCATAAAACACGATCCTTCCGGTTGAAGACTGATGATCTGGAAAGAACTTATGATGAATTAACCAATTACGGTGCCGGTTTAGTGTGCTATGAGAATAACTCCATAATCACTGATGTAGATGAAAGTACCAGTCCAGTAGAATTAGCAAATTACTTGTGTGGTAAAAATATCAAAGTTGAAAGTATTGATTTAATCGCTGAATCAGAGAAAGAACTGAGGAGAACTCTTTTAAACTGGTGA
- a CDS encoding MotA/TolQ/ExbB proton channel family protein: MVAIPGSETLSSIFHVVAQSLLLPVIAVLLAFLIYSIVQAGGLLSEYTSRIRTDVNEIEEIIDGISSSSSVEAIKDVVDKGNIPSSHKEVLIKIASQKNMGEKSREAFARKLIEAEEIKAAKSLEKTDIIAKISPAVGLMGTLIPMGPGLAALGAGDINTLSQNLLIAFDSAILGMASAAIAFTISRIRRRWYEEQLSTLDSIAESLLEVMSNVEKTEAKVAIY, from the coding sequence ATGGTGGCAATTCCTGGCAGTGAAACATTAAGCAGCATATTTCACGTTGTAGCACAAAGTCTGCTTTTACCAGTTATAGCAGTTCTCCTGGCATTCCTGATTTATTCCATAGTTCAGGCAGGAGGGTTATTATCAGAGTATACTAGTAGAATTAGAACCGATGTAAATGAGATTGAAGAGATAATTGATGGAATTTCTAGTTCCAGCTCAGTGGAGGCGATTAAGGATGTTGTGGATAAAGGTAACATTCCATCTAGCCATAAAGAAGTTTTGATAAAAATCGCTTCACAGAAGAATATGGGAGAAAAATCAAGAGAAGCTTTTGCTCGAAAATTGATTGAAGCTGAAGAGATTAAAGCAGCTAAAAGTCTTGAAAAAACAGATATTATTGCCAAAATCTCTCCTGCAGTGGGACTCATGGGAACACTGATACCAATGGGGCCTGGCCTGGCAGCTCTGGGAGCAGGTGATATAAATACTCTGTCACAAAATCTTTTAATTGCATTTGATTCTGCTATCCTTGGAATGGCTTCTGCAGCTATTGCATTTACTATATCCAGAATCCGCAGACGATGGTATGAAGAACAACTTTCAACCCTGGATTCTATAGCTGAATCGTTACTGGAGGTCATGTCTAATGTTGAGAAGACAGAAGCGAAGGTTGCTATCTACTGA
- a CDS encoding DUF2149 domain-containing protein — MLRRQKRRLLSTEEEVDPMVYAVNMVDCMLVLAVGFLIFSIMSMGMQSVVFSDKSPQEKQEMMQAIKQTVEIQQGQELNSTPQTQSGSGQGYAKKGTVYQDPNTGKLIMVQG; from the coding sequence ATGTTGAGAAGACAGAAGCGAAGGTTGCTATCTACTGAAGAAGAAGTAGACCCCATGGTTTATGCTGTGAATATGGTTGACTGCATGCTGGTTCTTGCAGTTGGATTTTTAATATTCAGCATAATGTCTATGGGGATGCAGAGTGTTGTTTTCAGTGATAAAAGCCCTCAGGAGAAACAGGAAATGATGCAGGCAATTAAACAGACAGTTGAAATTCAACAGGGTCAAGAACTCAACTCAACCCCTCAGACTCAGTCTGGTTCCGGACAGGGATACGCTAAGAAGGGAACAGTTTATCAGGATCCCAATACTGGAAAATTGATCATGGTGCAGGGTTGA
- a CDS encoding PIG-L family deacetylase, whose translation MKKPFIILLLAILLILFVALFPIFSVNNNNSTDANNTGNQNVTTNASSPEKVAFIIPHPDDETIGAGGTIQRIVENGSTVHFELMTSGDAITSKLLSVTNYYNVAIPANATAEDKKKLIREDSFKQVMSIMGCTNYNIQSYDDGGLNANAVFTTMENLYLKEGYTVFYTTTGDGNGDHLACQQGMAMMKDKYPNLKYRQFPIYYYHASRPASSALTNNYTDVNVNKYAAKKKSAFQVYYNIHTILNTFYPYSDGLYSISPERIYYIN comes from the coding sequence ATGAAAAAACCATTCATCATTTTACTCTTAGCAATACTATTGATTTTATTTGTTGCATTATTCCCCATATTCTCGGTGAACAATAATAATTCAACCGATGCAAACAACACCGGAAACCAGAATGTAACGACCAACGCATCTTCACCAGAGAAAGTAGCATTTATAATACCCCACCCTGATGATGAGACCATTGGTGCTGGAGGAACCATCCAGCGAATTGTGGAGAATGGATCTACAGTTCACTTTGAGCTCATGACCTCAGGTGATGCCATAACATCCAAATTACTTAGTGTAACTAACTACTACAATGTAGCAATTCCTGCAAATGCTACTGCAGAGGATAAAAAGAAATTAATAAGAGAAGATTCATTTAAACAGGTCATGTCCATTATGGGCTGTACTAATTATAATATACAGAGCTATGATGATGGTGGATTGAATGCAAATGCAGTATTTACCACCATGGAAAATTTGTATCTCAAGGAAGGATACACCGTCTTTTACACCACCACTGGAGATGGAAATGGTGACCACTTGGCCTGTCAGCAGGGAATGGCAATGATGAAAGATAAGTATCCCAACCTGAAGTACAGACAGTTCCCCATCTATTATTACCATGCCAGCAGACCAGCTAGCAGTGCTTTAACCAATAACTACACCGATGTAAACGTTAATAAGTACGCTGCCAAAAAGAAAAGCGCCTTCCAGGTTTATTACAACATACACACCATCCTTAACACATTCTATCCATACAGTGATGGTTTATACAGTATTAGCCCTGAAAGGATTTATTACATAAATTAA